From the Burkholderia ubonensis genome, one window contains:
- the aceB gene encoding malate synthase A, whose translation MTTTLTLPQGMAITGEIRPGYEAILTPAALELVAALHRTFEPRRQALLQARVERTKRLDAGERPDFLAETKAIREGDWKVAPLPADLQCRRVEITGPVERKMIINALNSGADSYMTDFEDSNAPSWTNQIDGQINLKDAIRRTISLEQNGKSYKLNDKVATLIVRPRGWHLDEKHVTVDGQRVSGGVFDFALFLFHNAKELIARGSGPYFYLPKMESHLEARLWNDIFVAAQEQVGIPRGTIRATVLIETILAAFEMDEILYELREHSSGLNAGRWDYIFSAIKKFKNDRDFCLADRSKITMTVPFMRAYALLLLKTCHKRNAPAIGGMSALIPIKNDPEANDKAMGGVRSDKQRDATDGYDGGWVAHPGLVPIAMEEFVKVLGDKPNQIAKQRDDVQIEGKNLLDFQPEAPITEAGLRNNINVGIHYLGAWLDGNGCVPIHNLMEDAATAEISRSQVWQWIRSPKGVLDDGRKVTAELVRDYAKAELENVKRSVGGNTQPYERAAAIFEQMSTSEGFTEFLTLPLYEEI comes from the coding sequence ATGACCACCACGCTCACGCTGCCGCAAGGCATGGCGATTACCGGCGAGATCCGCCCGGGCTACGAAGCCATCCTGACGCCCGCGGCACTCGAACTCGTCGCGGCGCTGCACCGCACGTTCGAGCCGCGTCGCCAGGCCCTGCTGCAGGCGCGCGTCGAACGCACGAAGCGCCTCGACGCCGGCGAGCGCCCCGACTTCCTGGCCGAGACGAAGGCGATCCGCGAAGGCGACTGGAAGGTCGCGCCGCTGCCCGCCGACCTGCAATGCCGCCGCGTCGAGATCACCGGCCCCGTCGAGCGCAAGATGATCATCAACGCGCTGAACTCGGGCGCGGATTCGTACATGACGGACTTCGAGGATTCGAACGCGCCGAGCTGGACGAACCAGATCGACGGCCAGATCAACCTGAAGGACGCGATCCGCCGCACGATTTCGCTCGAGCAGAACGGCAAGTCGTACAAGCTCAACGACAAGGTCGCGACGCTGATCGTGCGTCCGCGCGGCTGGCACCTCGACGAAAAGCACGTGACGGTCGACGGCCAGCGCGTGTCGGGCGGCGTCTTCGACTTCGCGCTGTTCCTGTTCCACAACGCGAAGGAGCTGATCGCGCGCGGCTCGGGCCCGTACTTCTATCTGCCGAAGATGGAAAGCCATCTCGAGGCGCGCCTGTGGAACGACATCTTCGTCGCCGCGCAGGAACAGGTCGGCATCCCGCGCGGCACGATCCGCGCGACCGTGCTGATCGAGACGATCCTCGCCGCGTTCGAGATGGACGAGATCCTGTACGAACTGCGCGAGCACAGCTCGGGCCTGAACGCGGGCCGCTGGGACTACATCTTCTCGGCGATCAAGAAGTTCAAGAACGACCGCGACTTCTGCCTGGCCGACCGTTCGAAGATCACGATGACGGTGCCGTTCATGCGCGCGTACGCGCTGCTGCTGCTGAAGACCTGCCACAAGCGCAACGCGCCGGCGATCGGCGGGATGAGCGCGCTGATCCCGATCAAGAACGATCCGGAAGCGAACGACAAGGCGATGGGCGGCGTGCGCTCGGACAAGCAGCGCGACGCGACCGACGGCTACGACGGCGGCTGGGTCGCGCACCCGGGCCTCGTGCCGATCGCGATGGAGGAATTCGTGAAGGTGCTCGGCGACAAGCCGAACCAGATCGCGAAGCAACGCGACGACGTGCAGATCGAAGGCAAGAACCTGCTCGACTTCCAGCCGGAAGCGCCGATTACCGAAGCCGGCCTGCGCAACAACATCAACGTCGGCATCCACTACCTCGGCGCGTGGCTCGACGGCAACGGTTGCGTGCCGATCCACAACCTGATGGAAGACGCGGCGACGGCCGAGATCTCCCGCTCGCAGGTGTGGCAGTGGATCCGCTCGCCGAAGGGCGTGCTCGACGATGGCCGCAAGGTGACGGCGGAACTGGTGCGCGACTACGCGAAGGCCGAGCTGGAGAACGTGAAGCGATCGGTCGGCGGCAATACGCAGCCGTACGAGCGTGCCGCGGCGATCTTCGAGCAGATGTCGACGTCGGAAGGCTTCACCGAATTCCTGACGCTGCCGCTGTACGAGGAAATCTGA
- a CDS encoding haloacid dehalogenase type II, protein MSATTTLPNAILFDAYGTLFDVHAVVAAAEQMFPGHGERLSQLWRRKQIEYTQLRTLADPAGARYRPFWDITHDALRFAARALGLTLNNAAEKRLMDEYACLSTYPDTVPALRKLRAFDPRPQLAILSNGNPQMLDIAVKSAGMSGLFDRVLSVDAVRAYKPCPAAYALGTDAFGPNPRDIVFVSSNGWDVTGAAWFGYTTFWLNRTGAPAEELGAPPDGTGAGMTDLLAFLATPAPSGRSASRARPGPGA, encoded by the coding sequence ATGTCGGCCACAACGACACTTCCCAACGCCATCCTCTTCGACGCCTACGGCACGCTGTTCGACGTGCATGCGGTCGTGGCCGCGGCAGAGCAGATGTTCCCCGGCCACGGGGAACGGCTGTCCCAGCTGTGGCGGCGCAAGCAGATCGAATACACGCAGCTGCGCACGCTCGCCGATCCGGCCGGCGCCCGCTACCGCCCGTTCTGGGACATCACGCACGACGCGTTACGGTTCGCCGCGCGCGCGCTCGGCCTCACGCTCAACAACGCCGCCGAGAAGCGCCTGATGGACGAATACGCGTGCCTGTCCACCTACCCCGACACGGTGCCCGCGCTGCGCAAGCTGCGCGCATTCGACCCGCGTCCGCAGCTCGCGATCCTGTCGAACGGCAACCCGCAGATGCTCGACATCGCGGTGAAGAGCGCCGGCATGAGCGGCCTGTTCGATCGCGTGCTGTCGGTCGACGCGGTGCGCGCGTACAAGCCGTGCCCGGCCGCCTACGCGCTCGGCACCGACGCGTTCGGGCCGAACCCGCGCGACATCGTGTTCGTGTCGTCGAACGGCTGGGACGTGACGGGCGCGGCCTGGTTCGGCTACACGACGTTCTGGCTCAATCGCACGGGCGCCCCCGCCGAGGAGCTCGGCGCGCCGCCCGACGGCACCGGCGCCGGCATGACCGACCTGCTCGCTTTCCTCGCCACCCCGGCTCCGTCCGGCAGAAGCGCCAGCCGCGCGCGCCCCGGCCCGGGCGCGTAA
- a CDS encoding LysR family transcriptional regulator — protein MDRFKQIETFVAVAAKGSLSAAAHAEGVAPAIIGRRLDALEERLGVKLLVRTTRKLTLTFEGSAFLEDCQRVINDMQNAEASVSAGGVKASGHLRISAPAGFGRRHVAPLVPEFSGAHPDVSVTLDLSDRMVDLVNEGFDCAVRLGELPDSSLVSLKLGENRRVCVASPAYLARRGTPATLAELARHNCLALAANANQQRGWSFLEDGKVVSIRVSGTMECSDGAVLHEWCLAGHGLAWRSWWEVGDDIAAGRLVSVLDAFAAPPIGIHAVFPQRRHLPLRVRLFLDYLKHTYERPGYWG, from the coding sequence ATGGACCGGTTCAAACAGATCGAAACGTTCGTCGCGGTCGCGGCGAAAGGCAGTTTGTCGGCAGCCGCGCACGCGGAAGGGGTCGCGCCCGCGATCATCGGCCGCCGCCTCGATGCGCTCGAGGAGCGGCTCGGCGTCAAGCTGCTGGTGCGCACGACGCGCAAGCTCACGCTGACCTTCGAGGGTTCGGCCTTCCTCGAGGATTGCCAGCGCGTCATCAACGACATGCAGAACGCGGAGGCGAGCGTGTCCGCGGGCGGCGTGAAGGCGAGCGGCCATCTGCGGATCTCCGCGCCGGCCGGCTTCGGCCGACGGCACGTCGCGCCGCTCGTGCCCGAATTCAGCGGCGCGCATCCGGACGTGTCGGTCACGCTCGACCTGTCCGACCGGATGGTCGACCTCGTCAACGAGGGCTTCGATTGCGCGGTGCGGCTCGGCGAGCTGCCCGACTCGTCGCTGGTGTCGCTGAAGCTCGGCGAGAACCGCCGCGTGTGCGTCGCGTCGCCCGCCTATCTCGCGCGGCGCGGCACGCCGGCCACGCTCGCGGAGCTCGCGCGGCACAACTGCCTCGCGCTCGCCGCGAACGCGAACCAGCAGCGCGGCTGGTCGTTTCTGGAGGACGGCAAGGTCGTATCGATCCGCGTGAGCGGCACGATGGAATGCTCGGACGGCGCGGTCCTGCACGAGTGGTGCCTGGCGGGGCACGGCCTCGCGTGGCGTTCGTGGTGGGAGGTCGGCGACGACATCGCGGCCGGCCGCCTCGTCAGCGTGCTGGACGCGTTCGCGGCGCCGCCGATCGGCATTCATGCGGTGTTCCCGCAGCGCCGGCATTTGCCGTTGCGCGTGCGGCTGTTCCTCGACTACCTGAAACACACCTACGAGCGGCCCGGGTATTGGGGGTAG
- a CDS encoding universal stress protein yields the protein MFKHILVPTDGSDLSKKAIDGAIDLARAVGARVTAYACLPQYPYSPFSEVIIEPPADFRARSEREARSHLDEVESAAREAGVDCDTWTSVHPSPYLGIIEAAERGGCDVIFMASHGRRGLGSLLIGSETQRVLTHTKIPVIVYR from the coding sequence ATGTTCAAGCACATCCTCGTTCCGACCGACGGGTCCGACCTGTCGAAGAAGGCAATCGACGGCGCGATCGATCTGGCCCGGGCGGTCGGCGCGCGCGTGACCGCGTATGCATGCCTGCCGCAGTATCCGTACTCGCCGTTCTCCGAAGTGATCATCGAGCCGCCCGCCGATTTCAGGGCGCGCAGCGAACGCGAGGCGCGCTCGCATCTCGACGAGGTCGAGTCCGCGGCGCGGGAGGCGGGGGTCGACTGCGATACCTGGACGAGCGTGCATCCGTCGCCGTATCTCGGCATCATCGAGGCGGCCGAACGCGGCGGCTGCGACGTGATCTTCATGGCGTCGCACGGGCGCCGCGGGCTCGGCAGCCTGCTGATCGGCAGCGAGACGCAGCGCGTACTGACCCATACGAAAATTCCGGTGATCGTTTATCGGTAA
- the aceA gene encoding isocitrate lyase has protein sequence MSRQQQAQELQKQWETDPRWKGIKRTYTAEDVVRLRGSLQVEHTIAKRGAEKLWTLINNEPFVNALGALTGNQAMQQVKAGLKAIYLSGWQVAGDANVAGEMYPDQSLYPANSVPQVVKRINNTLTRADQIQWSEGKDPGDEGYVDFFAPIVADAEAGFGGVLNAFELMKAMIEAGASGVHFEDQLASVKKCGHMGGKVLVPTREAVAKLAAARLAADVMGTPTVLVARTDAEAADLITSDIDDNDKPFLTGERTVEGFFRTKPGLEQAISRGLAYAPYADLIWCETGKPDLEYAKKFAEAIHKQFPGKLLSYNCSPSFNWKKNLDDATIAKFQKELGAMGYKFQFITLAGFHALNYSMFNLAHGYARTQMSAFVELQQAEFAAADKGFTAVKHQREVGTGYFDAVTQTVEREASTTALHGSTEDEQFFDGKKVA, from the coding sequence ATGTCGCGTCAGCAACAGGCACAGGAACTGCAAAAGCAATGGGAAACCGATCCGCGCTGGAAGGGCATCAAGCGCACCTATACGGCTGAGGACGTGGTCCGCCTGCGCGGCTCGCTGCAGGTCGAGCACACGATCGCGAAGCGCGGCGCGGAAAAGCTCTGGACCCTGATCAACAACGAGCCGTTCGTCAACGCGCTCGGCGCGCTGACCGGCAACCAGGCGATGCAGCAGGTGAAGGCCGGCCTCAAGGCGATCTACCTGTCCGGCTGGCAGGTCGCGGGCGACGCGAACGTCGCCGGCGAAATGTACCCGGACCAGTCGCTGTACCCGGCGAACTCGGTGCCGCAGGTCGTAAAGCGCATCAACAACACGCTGACGCGCGCCGACCAGATCCAGTGGTCGGAAGGCAAGGACCCGGGCGACGAAGGCTACGTCGACTTCTTCGCGCCGATCGTCGCTGACGCGGAAGCCGGCTTCGGCGGCGTGCTGAACGCGTTCGAGCTGATGAAGGCGATGATCGAGGCCGGCGCATCGGGCGTCCACTTCGAAGACCAGCTCGCGTCGGTGAAGAAGTGCGGCCACATGGGCGGCAAGGTGCTCGTGCCGACGCGCGAAGCCGTCGCGAAGCTCGCGGCGGCGCGTCTCGCGGCCGACGTGATGGGCACGCCGACCGTGCTGGTCGCGCGCACCGACGCGGAAGCGGCGGACCTGATCACGTCCGACATCGACGACAACGACAAGCCGTTCCTGACGGGCGAACGCACGGTCGAAGGCTTCTTCCGCACCAAGCCGGGCCTCGAGCAGGCGATCTCGCGCGGCCTCGCGTATGCGCCGTACGCCGACCTGATCTGGTGCGAAACGGGCAAGCCGGATCTCGAGTACGCGAAGAAGTTCGCGGAGGCGATCCACAAGCAGTTCCCGGGCAAGCTGCTGTCGTACAACTGCTCGCCGTCGTTCAACTGGAAGAAGAACCTCGACGACGCAACGATCGCGAAGTTCCAGAAGGAGCTCGGCGCGATGGGCTACAAGTTCCAGTTCATCACGCTGGCCGGCTTCCACGCGCTGAACTACTCGATGTTCAATCTCGCGCACGGCTATGCCCGCACGCAGATGAGCGCGTTCGTCGAACTGCAGCAGGCCGAGTTCGCGGCAGCCGACAAGGGCTTCACCGCGGTCAAGCACCAGCGCGAAGTCGGCACCGGCTACTTCGACGCGGTCACGCAGACGGTCGAGCGCGAAGCGTCGACGACCGCGCTGCACGGTTCGACCGAAGACGAGCAGTTCTTCGACGGCAAGAAGGTGGCATAA
- a CDS encoding acyl-CoA-binding protein, with the protein MSDITAQFNQAQEDVKQLSERPGNLTLLRLYALFKQATDGDVHGDKPGFTDIVGKYKYDAWGALKGTSQDAAKQQYVELVESLKNGTAS; encoded by the coding sequence ATGAGCGACATCACCGCCCAGTTCAACCAGGCCCAGGAAGACGTGAAGCAACTGTCCGAGCGCCCGGGCAACCTCACGCTGCTGCGCCTCTACGCGCTCTTCAAGCAGGCCACCGACGGTGACGTGCACGGCGACAAGCCGGGCTTCACCGACATCGTCGGCAAGTACAAGTACGACGCGTGGGGCGCGCTGAAGGGCACGTCGCAGGATGCCGCGAAGCAGCAATACGTCGAGCTCGTCGAGTCGCTGAAGAACGGCACCGCGTCCTGA
- the tsaB gene encoding tRNA (adenosine(37)-N6)-threonylcarbamoyltransferase complex dimerization subunit type 1 TsaB, whose product MSAMTQTVLLAIDTSTEYCSVALLRSATAESAASSLQSWVRHELTGAVSSTRVLPAVQELFAESGLTLADCDAIAFGAGPGSFTGLRTATGIAQGLAFGRGLPVVPVGTLLACAEHARLRAPGTARVLAALDARMDEVYWAEFAWDDGAGDWRTLHPAALDAAAAVGVPDAPFTLAGNAAAAFGAQLPAVARAAVIDGDAMPHALAVAHAALRAFRAGRTVPADQAAPEYVRDKVAQTTAERLAARAAQPGGARE is encoded by the coding sequence ATGTCGGCCATGACGCAAACAGTGCTCCTCGCCATCGATACGTCGACCGAATACTGCTCGGTCGCGCTGCTGCGCTCGGCCACGGCCGAATCCGCCGCTTCCTCCCTGCAAAGCTGGGTCCGCCACGAACTGACGGGCGCCGTGTCGAGCACGCGCGTGCTGCCGGCCGTCCAGGAACTCTTCGCCGAATCCGGGCTGACGCTCGCCGACTGCGATGCAATCGCGTTCGGCGCGGGCCCCGGCTCGTTCACGGGCCTGCGCACCGCGACCGGGATCGCGCAGGGCCTCGCGTTCGGGCGCGGGCTGCCGGTCGTGCCGGTCGGCACGCTGCTCGCGTGCGCCGAGCATGCGCGGCTGCGCGCGCCCGGCACCGCGCGCGTGCTGGCCGCGCTCGACGCGCGGATGGACGAGGTCTACTGGGCCGAGTTCGCGTGGGACGACGGCGCCGGCGACTGGCGCACGCTGCATCCGGCCGCGCTCGACGCGGCCGCCGCGGTCGGCGTGCCCGACGCGCCGTTCACGCTCGCGGGCAACGCGGCCGCCGCGTTCGGCGCGCAGCTGCCGGCCGTCGCGCGGGCAGCCGTGATCGACGGCGACGCAATGCCGCATGCGCTGGCGGTCGCGCACGCGGCGTTGCGCGCGTTCCGGGCCGGGCGCACGGTGCCGGCCGACCAGGCCGCGCCCGAGTACGTGCGCGACAAGGTCGCGCAGACCACCGCCGAACGGCTGGCGGCGCGCGCGGCTCAACCGGGCGGAGCGCGGGAATGA
- the rimI gene encoding ribosomal protein S18-alanine N-acetyltransferase, with protein sequence MTGVLLSDRYLSPMTDADLDEVVAIEHAAYEFPWSRGNFEDSLRNGYFGVCLRHVTGTLVGYCVLMPVIDEMHLLNLCVAPAAQCTGAGLALLREAVRIAQAERLDGMLLEVRPSNPRAIHLYERFGFATIGRRKNYYPARHRGREDAIVMRLTLNKDGGAHGVG encoded by the coding sequence ATGACGGGTGTGCTGCTGAGCGACCGGTATCTGTCGCCGATGACGGACGCCGATCTCGACGAAGTCGTCGCGATCGAGCATGCCGCCTACGAATTCCCGTGGAGCCGCGGCAACTTCGAGGATTCGCTGCGCAACGGCTATTTCGGCGTGTGCCTGCGTCACGTGACGGGGACGCTCGTCGGCTATTGCGTGCTGATGCCCGTGATCGACGAGATGCACCTGCTGAACCTGTGCGTCGCGCCGGCCGCGCAATGCACGGGAGCAGGCCTCGCGCTGCTGCGCGAGGCGGTGCGCATCGCGCAGGCGGAGCGGCTCGACGGCATGCTGCTCGAAGTGCGGCCGTCCAATCCGCGCGCGATCCATCTGTACGAGCGCTTCGGTTTCGCGACGATCGGGCGGCGCAAGAACTACTATCCGGCGCGGCATCGCGGCCGGGAGGACGCGATCGTGATGCGTCTGACGCTGAACAAGGACGGAGGCGCGCATGGCGTGGGCTGA
- a CDS encoding uracil-DNA glycosylase: MAWAEAALEEMGLAQIWVRRGQGRQGSAAGDAVAGALDDAVAATTATTATAVPADVAQAAASPAQRATRSAQPAKAAQPVQAREDATRVGAAMPSAEADRAPHAAAAADQASMPATSPASASDMPLAAEDDFAWFDATPPGDPLPPAEMRADVAPVATLDWDALAARVADCTRCRLCEKRTNTVFGVGDREADWMLVGEAPGENEDKQGEPFVGQAGKLLDNMLQSLSLERGANVYIANVIKCRPPGNRNPEPDEVARCEPYLQRQVALVKPKLIVALGRFAAQTLLKTDASIASLRGRVHTYEGVPVIVTYHPAYLLRSLQDKSKAWADLCLARDTFRGAAIRGAAVPGTGERSAQ, translated from the coding sequence ATGGCGTGGGCTGAAGCGGCACTCGAGGAAATGGGGCTGGCGCAGATCTGGGTGCGGCGCGGGCAGGGGAGGCAGGGCAGTGCGGCGGGTGATGCGGTGGCGGGCGCGTTGGATGATGCGGTGGCTGCAACGACCGCAACGACCGCGACCGCCGTGCCGGCCGACGTCGCTCAGGCCGCGGCTTCGCCAGCGCAACGCGCGACGCGATCGGCACAGCCGGCCAAGGCCGCGCAGCCCGTGCAAGCGCGTGAGGATGCGACGCGCGTCGGCGCAGCCATGCCGAGTGCCGAAGCGGACCGTGCCCCCCACGCCGCCGCCGCGGCCGACCAAGCATCGATGCCCGCTACATCGCCCGCTTCCGCGAGCGACATGCCGCTCGCCGCCGAGGACGATTTCGCCTGGTTCGACGCGACGCCGCCCGGCGATCCGCTGCCGCCGGCCGAGATGCGCGCCGACGTCGCGCCGGTCGCGACGCTCGACTGGGACGCGCTCGCCGCGCGCGTGGCCGACTGCACGCGTTGCCGGCTCTGCGAGAAGCGCACCAACACCGTGTTCGGCGTCGGCGACCGCGAGGCGGACTGGATGCTGGTCGGCGAAGCGCCGGGCGAAAACGAGGACAAGCAGGGCGAGCCGTTCGTCGGCCAGGCGGGCAAGCTGCTCGACAACATGCTGCAGTCGTTGTCGCTCGAGCGCGGCGCCAACGTGTACATCGCCAACGTGATCAAGTGCCGCCCGCCGGGCAACCGCAACCCGGAGCCGGACGAGGTCGCGCGCTGCGAGCCGTATCTGCAGCGCCAGGTCGCGCTCGTGAAGCCGAAGCTGATCGTGGCGCTCGGGCGCTTCGCCGCGCAGACGCTGCTGAAGACCGACGCGAGCATCGCGTCGCTGCGCGGCCGCGTGCACACCTACGAAGGCGTGCCGGTGATCGTCACCTACCACCCGGCCTATCTGCTGCGCAGCCTGCAGGACAAGTCGAAGGCCTGGGCAGACCTGTGCCTTGCGCGCGATACCTTCCGTGGGGCGGCCATCCGTGGGGCGGCCGTCCCCGGGACAGGCGAGCGGTCCGCACAATGA
- a CDS encoding DUF1853 family protein — protein sequence MTAGAASSFVETLHDAAVRDLAWLLASPSLLAAAPGAPLAQPWSDAAERAAAQAWLVALDAAPEALHRALEGLRPVRLGRYAECLLEFFLTHGPALRLVAANLALRINGRTLGEVDFLVDTPGGRRLHWELAVKCYLCAPVCDGDAASLADFVGPNLVDRFDRKRARLIDHQLRLSGRDGFALLGYGAPSDAQVFIKGWLFYPHGAPLPRLDGEIAPDHPRGFWLTHAQWAAWAAAQPADAGWAVLPRLAWLAPRRIAAGAGAPEPLAAAHAVPAVLSAHHAPALIGVYGPAADGAWREAARGFVVPDDWPERARAFAANAD from the coding sequence ATGACAGCCGGCGCGGCGTCTTCGTTCGTCGAAACGCTGCACGACGCCGCGGTACGCGATCTGGCATGGCTGCTGGCGAGCCCGAGCCTGCTTGCAGCGGCGCCCGGCGCGCCGCTGGCGCAGCCGTGGTCCGATGCCGCCGAGCGGGCGGCCGCGCAAGCGTGGCTGGTCGCGCTCGACGCCGCGCCCGAGGCGCTGCACCGCGCGCTCGAAGGGCTGCGGCCGGTGCGTCTCGGCCGCTATGCCGAGTGCCTGCTCGAATTCTTCCTCACGCACGGGCCCGCGCTGCGGCTCGTCGCGGCCAACCTCGCGCTGCGCATCAACGGCCGGACGCTCGGCGAGGTGGACTTCCTCGTCGATACGCCCGGCGGTCGGCGCCTGCATTGGGAACTGGCCGTGAAGTGCTATCTGTGCGCACCCGTGTGCGACGGCGACGCGGCGTCGCTTGCCGACTTCGTCGGGCCGAATCTGGTCGACCGTTTCGATCGCAAGCGCGCCCGCCTGATCGATCACCAGCTGCGCCTGAGCGGGCGCGACGGATTCGCGCTGCTCGGCTACGGCGCGCCGTCCGACGCGCAGGTGTTCATCAAGGGATGGCTGTTCTATCCGCACGGCGCGCCGCTGCCCCGGCTCGACGGGGAAATCGCGCCGGATCATCCGCGCGGCTTCTGGCTGACCCACGCGCAGTGGGCCGCATGGGCGGCCGCGCAGCCGGCCGACGCCGGATGGGCGGTGCTGCCGCGGCTCGCTTGGCTCGCGCCGCGCCGCATCGCGGCGGGTGCCGGCGCGCCCGAGCCGCTGGCGGCCGCGCATGCGGTGCCGGCAGTGCTGTCGGCGCACCATGCGCCGGCGCTGATCGGCGTCTACGGGCCGGCCGCCGACGGCGCGTGGCGCGAGGCCGCGCGCGGCTTCGTCGTGCCGGACGACTGGCCGGAGCGGGCGCGGGCGTTCGCGGCGAATGCGGACTGA
- the thiD gene encoding bifunctional hydroxymethylpyrimidine kinase/phosphomethylpyrimidine kinase: MTHPIPNVLTIAGSDSGGGAGIQADLKTFSALGAYGASVITALTAQNTRGVTGVHAPDAAFVTAQLDAVFGDIRIDAVKIGMLANAAIVRAVAGALRRYAPRYIVLDTVMISKSSHALLAPDAVDALRGELLPLATVVTPNLPEAAALLGDAPATTEDDMVRQGQALVAAGAHAVLMKGGHLPDANASPDWLVDAARTVRFDGPRVRASNTHGTGCTLSSAIAALLPRHPDLESAVRDAKAYLTGAIAASDRLDVGHGVGPVHHFHRWW, from the coding sequence ATGACGCATCCGATCCCCAACGTGCTGACGATCGCCGGCTCCGATTCCGGCGGCGGCGCAGGCATCCAGGCCGACCTGAAGACCTTCTCCGCGCTCGGCGCGTACGGCGCGAGCGTGATCACCGCACTGACCGCGCAGAACACGCGCGGCGTGACCGGCGTGCACGCGCCCGACGCCGCGTTCGTGACCGCCCAGCTCGACGCGGTGTTCGGCGACATCCGCATCGACGCGGTGAAGATCGGCATGCTGGCGAACGCGGCGATCGTGCGCGCGGTCGCCGGCGCGCTGCGCCGCTATGCGCCCCGCTACATCGTGCTCGACACGGTGATGATCTCGAAGAGTTCGCACGCGCTGCTCGCGCCGGATGCGGTCGACGCGCTGCGCGGCGAACTGCTGCCGCTCGCCACCGTCGTCACGCCGAACCTGCCCGAGGCGGCCGCGCTGCTCGGCGACGCGCCGGCGACGACCGAAGACGACATGGTCCGGCAGGGCCAGGCGCTCGTTGCGGCGGGCGCGCACGCGGTGCTGATGAAGGGCGGCCACCTGCCGGACGCCAATGCGAGCCCCGACTGGCTCGTCGACGCGGCCCGCACCGTGCGCTTCGACGGCCCGCGCGTGCGTGCGAGCAATACGCACGGCACCGGCTGCACGCTGTCGTCCGCAATTGCCGCGTTGCTGCCGCGGCATCCCGATCTGGAAAGCGCCGTGCGTGACGCGAAGGCCTACCTCACCGGCGCGATCGCCGCCAGCGACCGCCTCGACGTGGGCCACGGCGTCGGCCCCGTGCATCACTTCCACCGCTGGTGGTGA